CCGTGTCGAATGACCAGATGCTGGGAAGTTCTTCCCCGTCGTAATGGAGTTCTCGATAGGCCGCGTCTTCCAGCAAATAGATCGGGTGATCCTGTGACCAGCGTTTGGTGACCTCCAACAACTTCGGCCGGCGATCGTTGCTCACAGAGATGCCAGCCGGGTTGTCGTGATAACTGACCACGTAAACCAGCTTCACTTTGTGCAACTGGCCCAGTTCGTCGATACGACGCAGCTCGGCATCCAAAGCGTCCGGACACATACCGTTGTCGTCGGTCTTGACCGGAATGACCTGAGCACCAACACCGTCCAGCACGCCGAGATACACAAAGTAAGTCGGCGCGGCAACGAGGCAGATATCACCTTCATTGAAGATCGCTTCTGTCAGCAGCGCCAGCAACTGCTGCGAGCCCGTTGTGAGCATGATCTGATCGAGCGGCACGTTGTGGACTCGATCTTCATCGCCTTCCAGCCGCGCGAGGTAATCACGGAAGACCGCGCGCACGCGATCGGATCCGCCCGTGGTGCCGTATTGCAGAGCAAGTTTTCCGGTTTCGGAATCGGACAGCAGGCGGCTGGCAGTCTTGTCCACCAGTGCCGTTGGCAGAGTTTCGGGATCGACGAATCCGGCCGCCAACGATAGACAATCGGCGTTTTCGATGCCCTGTTGCATCAGATAGCCGATTGCCTGCCCGTCGGCTCGTTGCGCGCTGACAGAAGGAGTGAACGCTGAGGCTGTTGTGGACATGTTCACTACTTCTTAACGATCCAAATATTGCGATAAACAACCGGATTGCCGTGGCCCTGCAGGTAAATCGGACCAGGACCTTCTGCTTCCGGATACTTGCCGGGCGTGGCGTGAGGCAATTCCAGATCGTCATGAATCAAAATGTCATTGTGCCGAATGGTGACTCGCGCGTTGGCGACTTTCTTGCCGTCTTCCCAGCGAGCAGCCGTGAAGTCGATGTCGTAGCTTTGCCATGACAGTGGCGGAAAGCAGGCGTTGACGTTCGGTTCGGCAATCTGGTAGATGCCGCCGCATTCGTTGTCTTTGCCTTCCAGACCGAATGAATCCAGTACCTGACATTCGTAGCGGCCCTGCAGATACACGCCACTGTTGCCTCGAGCCTGCCCGCGAGCGTGCGGCTTAAACGGCGTGCGAAATTCCAGGTGCAGCGAATAGTCGTCGAACTTTTCTTTGGTTTCGCAGTCGGCCGCCAGATGCTTGCCGTCGACAACTTTGCCATTTTTGAAGTGGTCAGCCGTCGAACCGTCGAACAAAACCAAGGCTCCTGCAGGTGGCTTCTTCCCAAGCGTCGCGCTTTTGCGATTGGCTTTCTTCAGAGTTCCTACAACCTTGCCTTCGATATCCTGAATCTCAGCCTTGCCGTCCTTGATCACAGCGAAGCCTTCGTCGGATGTCAGTTTAGTGACTCCGTCTTTCGTGCTGCCAGAGGCCTTTGCGTGGGCGTTCACATCGCCAACCGCGCCTGCGCCCGGCAGGCCGCCGACGTATGCCACGCCGTCGAACTTGTGATCGCCCAAAGCAATCACCTGCAGTGCGAACGGCAGCTTCTCGCCGTCGATTTCAAGGTTCCCGCTGTACTCACCCTGGATCTTAAAATCTTCGCCCGCCTTGGCCGGGTCCGTGTAGATTTTCTCATCGGCCACGCAGGCGGCACTGGAAAGCAAAGCGAAGACAGAACACGCTGTAAGACAGTGGGCAATTGTTTTCATTGTGAATTCGGCGTGAAAAACAGGAAAGGGAATTGGCAATCGGTGCGCGTTTGGTCGGCGAGTCCATTACGATGCCGACTTCGCGAACTAGATGCATCTTTGCGGGCACGACTGGAAACTTCAAACCATGCCGGACGACAATCCCGCCAGATCTCACCTTGATCCTCCGGCGTCATCCACAATTCGCCCGAATGGCGGCAACTCGGCAACTACAACTCTGATCGCGGCAGTCGCCGCTTTCAGCGTCTATTTTTGCATGTACGCGTTCCGCAAGCCGTTCACCGCGGGCACGTACGAAGGGCAGGAATTATACGGTCTGGGCCTGAAAAGCCTGCTGGTGCTGTCTCAACTTTGCGGTTACATGCTGTCGAAATTCATCGGCGTCAAGGTCGTGTCTGAGATGCCTCGATCCCGCCGAGCCGCCGCGATGGTGGGCTTGATGCTGTGGGCCGAACTGGCGTTGGTCGGATTTGCGTTTCTACCGATGCCCGGCAAAGTGCTGATGATGTTCCTGAACGGCCTGCCGCTGGGCATGATTTTCGGACTGGTGCTGGCTTATCTCGAAGGCCGCCGACACACAGAAGCGCTGGCCGCCGGCTTGTGCGCCAGCTTTATCGTTTCATCAGGTGTCGTTAAGTCGGTTGGCCGCTGGCTGGTGGTCAACAAGGGCTATTCGGAATTCGAAATGCCGTACATCACGGGCCTAATGTTCTTGGGGCCGATGCTCTTCTTTGTGTGGCTTCTTCAGCGTACTCCAGACCCCAGCGACGTCGATCGTCAACTGCGGTCAGAACGCACCATCATGAGTCGCACGCAGCGCAAAGAATTCTTCGCGGCGTATCTTCCAGGACTGTGTGCGTTGTTGTTTGTGTACATCGTGCTCACGGTCATTCGCACCATGAGAGACGACTTCGGCGTCGAAATCTGGCGTGCTCTGGGTGTAACAGAAAAGCCGGAAATCTTCGCTCAATCAGAAACCGTGGTGGCCATCGTCGCGACGGTGTTGAATGCATTTGCCATCTGCATCGTTGGCAACCTGTCGGCATTAACAGCAGCGACTATGCTAATGAGCGGCGGGTTCTTGATCGTCGTCGCAGCGGCACTCGGCCAATGGTTCGGCCTGCTGGCTCCGTTTCCGTTTATGGTGGCGTGCGGCGTCGGCCTGTACATTCCGTACGTCGCGTTTCATACCACGATTTTCGAACGCATCATTGCGGCGTCGAAGCGAATGGGGAATCTTGGCTTTCTGATGTACCTGGCCGATTCGATCGGGTACCTCGGCTATTCGGCCGTGATGGTGTGGAAGACAGCTTCGCCCGATCATTCCGGCATCTTCCCTTTTTTCCGCCTGATGATGCTGCTAACGTCCCTGGTCTGCGTGGGCGTGCTGCTCTACGCCCTCGCGTTTTTCCGGCGAGTCCTCACCGCCGAACGGGCGGAGGAAACCGTTGTCAGCTAGCTTTGTTGTGAACGGTTCGGGCTCGTAGGAAAAAGCCTTTGTAGTCCGAAACGCTTGTTTCGCGGACACAAGTCAGCGAGATTCGCAGTCGCTCACGCGGCACGATTTTTTCATTATTGAGCCGGTTGAATTCCTCCTGACACAAAGAATAGTGCGGTTATTAAGTTTGCAGATGTCCGCGGTTTACAGAACCAAATCCGATAGTCGCAAGATTTCCTCCGGTCGTGGAAAATCGCGTGGCCATCGATCGGCGGTCCGCTGCATCCCTCCCCTCCCAGCCGAAGGCAAGGGAGGGGGCGAACGAGCGCAGCGATGTTCGGGGGAGGGCCGTCTGCGCATCCCGCGCTGTGCGACTGCAGCGAGACGACATGCATTCCCCCCTCCCGAACGTTGCTTCGTTCCGTCCGACCTCCCCCGACGCTGCGCTGGGAGAGGTATTGCCGCGCCGCCAACGAGGAAACTCAAAGTCGCATGAACTCCACACCAACCATGACCACACCCACAACCAGTCTCGCCGCCGTCTTCACGCAACCCAACCATCCGCTTGAGCTCCGCAATCTTTCTTTGCCACCACTGGCGGCCGGGGAAGCGTTGGTTCGGATCACTTGCTGCACCATTTGCGGCAGCGATCTGCACACGTTTACCGGAGCTCGATCGTCCCCCGCTCCGTCAGTCCTGGGCCATGAAATTCTGGGTATCGTCGAATCCGTTTCCGACAACGTCACGGATGTCGCTGGGAAGGCTATCAAAACGGGCGACCGGATTACGTGGTCAGTGGCCGCATCCTGTGGAACCTGCGAACGCTGCGATCGACGCATGCCTCAAAAGTGTGAGTCGCTGTTTAAGTATGGCCACGAACTCTGCGGAGACGGCGCGGAACTGAATGGTGGGCTTGCTGAACACTGCGTGCTGAAGCCTGGCACTGCGATCGTGCGACTGCCGGATCAACTGCCGGATACTGTGGCGTGCCCCGTCAACTGCGCGACTGCTACCGTCGCTGCCGCTTTTGCAGCCGCAGTTCGACAAGACGAGAGTCTTCGCGATCGCCGTGTGCTGATCTACGGAGCGGGCATGCTGGGTCTGACGTCCGTCGCTTTTGCAAAAGTCGCCGGCGCGGCGAATGTCACTGTTTGTGACGTCAGCGAAACTCGACGCGAACTGGCCACGAAGTTTGGAGCGACAAATTCCTGTGCAGAAGTCACCGCCGACGACTTTGACTGCGTGTTCGAAATGTCGGGGCATCCAGCAGCCGTGCATTCCGCCATCAACGCGGCCGGTATCGGAGGACGAATCGTTTTGGTTGGCAGCGTGAGTCCTTCACCACCCGTGAACGTTGATCCGGAACGGATCGTGCGACGTCTGTTATCGATCCACGGCGTTCACAACTACGCCCCCAAAGACCTGCAGACGGCAGTCAACTTTCTGACAGAACATCACGCCGACTTCCCATTCGCAACGCTGGTTGAGGCGTCCTATTCGTTGAACGACGTGAACGACGCGTTCCAGTACGCCGTGCAACAACGGCCGATTCGAGTGGCGGTCCGGCAGGCTGGCGAAAGCTGCTAACGAAAAGAAGCCCGACTTTTTTGAAAGCCGGGCTTCGTCTTAGCGTTCGAAGTTCGTTTGCTGAGCCTAACGAATGCTCGCGCGAACTGGTGTAGGCTCCGCCACTGGGTTTTCGCCTCGTTCTTTGACGCGGCCAATCGCTGTGGCCAGAATCATTTGGGCACCCGCCAGATCCTGTTGAGCGAAGTAAGGCACCTTGACGCCGATCTGGTTGTACTTGTACTTTTGAGCCAATTGTTGCCAGCTCATATTGTCCGTCTGGGTCCACATCGCGGCCTGTGCTGCCTGAGGAGCCAGTCGACCAGTGGCGACCATCGTAATCAGCTCAGTGAGAACTGGATCGGTCGTTCGTTCTTCAACAGGAATCAGCGTGTATTTTGCTGATGGTGTTGGGTCCGCTTTTCCGTGATCAAGACAGACAGTGACAAAAGGCACTTTCACGCCTTTTTCCGGCGGGATTGAGAAGAATCCCTGACCGCCGCCACCACCACCGCCGCCCAAGCCGCCACCACCGCCAAGGCCGCCGCCCTGGCCGCCGCCGCCGAAGCCGCCGCCACCCTGCTGCTGGCCACCGCCCTGGCCGCCTTGGCCGCCGCCAAGTCCACCGCCGCCGAGGCCACCGCCGCCCAAGCCGCCACCGCCGCCACCAAACTGCTTCAGCACGGGCGTGGCAATAAAGGTTTTCGGCAGTTCAACCGTGACCGGTTTGTCGGTCTTGTTCCCGATGATCACATATCCGCCCATCGGACCGTGCATCACAACCTGAGTGTGCAGGGTGTCGTCTTT
This DNA window, taken from Fuerstiella marisgermanici, encodes the following:
- a CDS encoding PLP-dependent aminotransferase family protein, translated to MSTTASAFTPSVSAQRADGQAIGYLMQQGIENADCLSLAAGFVDPETLPTALVDKTASRLLSDSETGKLALQYGTTGGSDRVRAVFRDYLARLEGDEDRVHNVPLDQIMLTTGSQQLLALLTEAIFNEGDICLVAAPTYFVYLGVLDGVGAQVIPVKTDDNGMCPDALDAELRRIDELGQLHKVKLVYVVSYHDNPAGISVSNDRRPKLLEVTKRWSQDHPIYLLEDAAYRELHYDGEELPSIWSFDTGYDSGDQQHVVLSQTFSKSFSPGLRVGLSVLPPELVKPISDLKGNQDFGSGHLSQNIVAEVLRTGEYWDHLAGLRTSYRAKRDAMVAAAEEFFSGIDGVTWRTPAGGLYVWMSLPEHIPTGFDSPLFARATEVDKVMYVPGELCYPSGWEDRPRHQMRLSYGVLAAAGIREGMRRLASAVRAVIDSK
- a CDS encoding 3-keto-disaccharide hydrolase, which gives rise to MKTIAHCLTACSVFALLSSAACVADEKIYTDPAKAGEDFKIQGEYSGNLEIDGEKLPFALQVIALGDHKFDGVAYVGGLPGAGAVGDVNAHAKASGSTKDGVTKLTSDEGFAVIKDGKAEIQDIEGKVVGTLKKANRKSATLGKKPPAGALVLFDGSTADHFKNGKVVDGKHLAADCETKEKFDDYSLHLEFRTPFKPHARGQARGNSGVYLQGRYECQVLDSFGLEGKDNECGGIYQIAEPNVNACFPPLSWQSYDIDFTAARWEDGKKVANARVTIRHNDILIHDDLELPHATPGKYPEAEGPGPIYLQGHGNPVVYRNIWIVKK
- a CDS encoding DUF5690 family protein, which gives rise to MPDDNPARSHLDPPASSTIRPNGGNSATTTLIAAVAAFSVYFCMYAFRKPFTAGTYEGQELYGLGLKSLLVLSQLCGYMLSKFIGVKVVSEMPRSRRAAAMVGLMLWAELALVGFAFLPMPGKVLMMFLNGLPLGMIFGLVLAYLEGRRHTEALAAGLCASFIVSSGVVKSVGRWLVVNKGYSEFEMPYITGLMFLGPMLFFVWLLQRTPDPSDVDRQLRSERTIMSRTQRKEFFAAYLPGLCALLFVYIVLTVIRTMRDDFGVEIWRALGVTEKPEIFAQSETVVAIVATVLNAFAICIVGNLSALTAATMLMSGGFLIVVAAALGQWFGLLAPFPFMVACGVGLYIPYVAFHTTIFERIIAASKRMGNLGFLMYLADSIGYLGYSAVMVWKTASPDHSGIFPFFRLMMLLTSLVCVGVLLYALAFFRRVLTAERAEETVVS
- a CDS encoding zinc-binding dehydrogenase; the encoded protein is MNSTPTMTTPTTSLAAVFTQPNHPLELRNLSLPPLAAGEALVRITCCTICGSDLHTFTGARSSPAPSVLGHEILGIVESVSDNVTDVAGKAIKTGDRITWSVAASCGTCERCDRRMPQKCESLFKYGHELCGDGAELNGGLAEHCVLKPGTAIVRLPDQLPDTVACPVNCATATVAAAFAAAVRQDESLRDRRVLIYGAGMLGLTSVAFAKVAGAANVTVCDVSETRRELATKFGATNSCAEVTADDFDCVFEMSGHPAAVHSAINAAGIGGRIVLVGSVSPSPPVNVDPERIVRRLLSIHGVHNYAPKDLQTAVNFLTEHHADFPFATLVEASYSLNDVNDAFQYAVQQRPIRVAVRQAGESC